A window of Ictalurus furcatus strain D&B chromosome 4, Billie_1.0, whole genome shotgun sequence genomic DNA:
TCGTAACGCTGTTCTAGGTTGTTTGTTTAAGCCCCGCCTATTTCTCTGGAAAATGTTGCAATAGTGAGTAATCCTGGACGATACGACTATAATTTCACTACGGTGGTGATTTTCTGAACAGCAATGCTTTTCTGAAAtaacacatatatttaaaataaaaaactgcacGCTGGTGTTtaaagtttgaaagaaagaaactgtgatgttttatttttgcagatCTTTCCCCCTGCGTCTCGAGCGTTAATTTATTCCTGTAGACACTAAAACATCATTAAATCAACACTCCTGTTCAGTATTGATGCACAGTGTGTATCATAGAAACGTAGTCACGTATCGTAATCGTATCATGATGATGTTTATATCGTCGTATCGCCCGTCCTTAATAGCGCTGTCGCTAATTAACTAGCGTAACCAAAATAGTGGCTATGAAAAGTGTCTCTTCCTTTCAACACGTAcgacttttgttgttgttttttttttttctcccgtCTGTCGCTGGTCTGTTTAGTCCGGTAAAATCTCTCGTGTAAATCAACCCTGACGTTGGGGTTTGCGCTGAGGTCAGACGTCTTCCTTTTGCCTGCGCGTAACCGTTCTCTCCATCTTCTGCTGTAGAAATTCATTCTAatattagtatttaaaaaaataaataaataaatcctcacCTTTGCTTTCTTATTTGTTCCTGGGTAATTCCCGCCCCCGAGCCggctctcccctatcacacgAAAGGGCGGAGTAACACGctcggaggaaagcactatcggccctcttcctcatacgcGAGCTCACAGACGGCTGCGATGTTTCTGAGAGACGCTTTTACGTTGAACCTAACGTCAGTATTTTTCATTTTCGTggagggaggaggaagagatgatgatgatgatgataaattgTTGTAATACTATCAGCATGTCTTGTCGTCGTGTTTTATTTCGGATTTTAAGCGCGGAATTTTTGCGAGGGACAAACCGCAGACGTGTTCTACGCGCTAGTTTAACGGCTTTATTAGATAAGTATCGTATTTATTAAATTCCCTGCTCATCTGCGGGGGGAGGAACGAACGCTCGATGAGATCACGTTGTTCAGTCGTGGAGGAGCGAAGGAAGAATGAAATGTGTTACGGTGCCGAATGTAGCGAGGATCGTTTTTCTGCCCGGTTCCGCTTTCTGAACGGCGTGTCGTCGGGTCTTGGCCAACGTTTCTGCTTTGCTTGTGCTCTGTGTGCACTTGACGTCGCTGCATTTTGCCATATATTTCCTCCACTGTGccatttgttattatttcttAATGGAATTGTGATTAAtgtagcagagagagagagagagagagatgagagctgcgatgacaataataataataaagcacacTTATTATTGAGTGTGTGcactaaaatgttttaaaatcctCTTCGATGATCATTTAATGGTGTTTCTTTTACTGgtttattctgttttatatgAGGGTTTGTTACTTGAAGGTAGAAGAAATTGCACAGAATATATCGGTCCAGGATTTATGGATGCTAAATAAATGGATTTCTATCATCTCagagttttttattattattattatttttattttcagcacGTCTGCTCCTGAGATCAACAGTTTTTCCATTCATATTCACTATTATTGGTTATTTAAtaagtgtaaaagtttgtacacccttagGACAAGACCAAAAGGATATTTGATGTTTGGTTTCAGAGAGAATATGAATAGTGGAGCGAATCAAACTGACGTGCGGATACATGTGTAGGTTTCCTTTTCTGAATGTGATTGAAtggaatatatataaaaatgcgCACACATTTTGAGATAAgtcatcatttttaaataatagttcATAGTTTTGAGATAATAAGCCAAAAATGTTTATGTGCACTGATGTAAATCTTTTCTGGATGATAAAATTGCTTCAGCTTCACCAGAATTAAGATGCTTGTAGAATCAGGAGACCAAGAGCCAGGGTATAGTCAAAGAGAGGGATTATGATGCGTGCGAAGACACCCTGGGCACCACATCGTTTCTTAGTCTAAACATAAGTTGGGTTTTATACAGTTGGGTTTTATACTCGTGTGTACGTACAAGCAACGTACCCAACCAACACCAATAAGAAAAACACctagacaaaaacaaaatcatggaCAGGAACCCAGAACCATCACACGGAACTGATCTTAAACGACTGAATCATAATCGCGGAAAATAAGAAACAGGTCGTCATTTTGGAGATGATAAATcgtcgttttaaaatgaatcagaatTTGGAGAACTCAATTTTGAGATGATAAATCAGAATTTTAGCATAAATCAGAACTTTGAgataaatcagaattttttttagataagtTGGAAGTTTCATAGGTCAGGTTTCTAACAGAATGCACAGAAAGTCATTATtttgacagaaagacagacttTTGAGAtaatgtctgatttttttttttattttttttttacatactgcTGCTGCcgcaaataaagaaaatatctattatacttttttttttttttttcaacctgcCGGAAATCACCCTGTAGTGTCTCTCTAAATTTAAACGGAAACCTGTTTGATCAGATCGCATCCTCAATGTCCCACACTGCCTACGATAGCgtagtgacagtgtgtgtgtgtgtgtgtgtgtgtgtgtgtgtgtgtgtgtgtgtgtgtttgtttctccGCTGTATGTAGTGCACTAGGACTCGGGTTTGGAATTCAGCCTTCAGAGCTCAAACGGCAACAAAGGACGTTGTCATAGCAACCACGCGCGTTCTACAGCCTGCTTTGTAAACAAACGCCGAAGAAGCTGGTGAGAGTTCTCCCAaggttcttcatcatcatcatcatcagcaccaACATGCCGCTCCTGATCAGTGATCACACCTGGACCCAGACCGAGAGCACGGTGTGTGTCCGCGTGCCGTTAAAAGCCGTTAAACCGGGGAAAGTGGACGTTACGTGCACGGAGGAGTATCTGAAGGTGAGCTGAGGACTTCCGGAAGTTCAGGGCTAGTGAGATAATCACTCTAACcacactcactgtaacacaacaACATTAGAATatttagcaacaacaacaaaaaaatctatttatttactcTGCGAAAATGATACGTTAGGAAGTGAAATGATTTCTTACTTTGAGATTATTAAAAGTCTAATATCACAAGTCAGGTTTAACACCTGGATTTGTTTATATAGTTATAGTATAGAATCTTATAGTATATAATAGCTGTATTGAAAATGCTGCtagatttacatcattttgtcAATTACGTCATTCGTTACGTCATTCGTTACGTCATTCGTTCTTTGTTTTCACGTTTTTCACGTTCAGTCATGAAGCTTTAGATTAGTTCAAATGAACCAGTGACTAGCcacgtataataataataataataataataataatatctcagACCAATTATAAGGAAGTCTTACTGAGAATACTGTcatgatggatagatagatagatagatagatagatggatatatagatagatggatatatagatagatagatagatagaaagatatatagatagtcagatagatagatagatggatatatagatagaaagatagatagatagatggatggatatatatagatagatagatagatagatagatgataaatagatggatatatagatggtcagatagatagatggatatatagatagaaagatagatagatagattgttggatatatatagatagtcagatagatagatggatggatggatggatatatatatatagatagatagatagatagatgatatatagatagaaagatagatagatagatagatagatagatagatagatggatggatatagatagataaatagatggatatatagatagtcagatagatagatggatggatggatggatatatatatatatatatatatatatatatatatatatatatatagatagatagatagatagatgatatatagatagaaagatagatagatagatggatggatatagatagataaatagatggatatatagatagtcagatagatagatagatagatagatagatagatagatgatatatagatagaaagatagatagatggatggatatagatagataaatagatggatatatagacagatagatggataaatagatagatagatagatagacagacaaatagatagatagatgggtggatagatagatctataaatagatggatatacagatagatggatggatagataaatagatagatagatggatatatagaGAAATGTCAACACTTACAGTGTAACAGGAATTAGCTTGTTTCGTggaccttccacaacattaaatgtaaatataaacggataaaaaggaTACAATTTGTCATTCTTCTATAGATAACATTTTGTAATCTTTGGCAAATGGCTGTgatgtaaaaggaataaaacactttgcttCATGTGGTTAGCAGTGACTCCGTTTCATCACAGCACCCGTtcggattattttcctccaccAGCACGACCGTGAGACATTAACGGCTGCGCCTCTTTATTCCCTCAGGTCAGTTTCCCTCCGTTTCTGTTCGAGGCCTTCTTCTTCGCGCCGATAGACGAAGAGAAAAGCGTGGCGAAAATCGGAAACGGCGTCGCGCTTTTCACACTGCCCAAAAAGACAGCAGGCCTCTGGGAGCGGCTCAGTGTAAACATCGGTGTGTGAACTTCATTCTCCCAAACATTACAGTGACGCCACACGCACGGGATCTGCCGTGACATTAAACTTCCTTACACACCTAAATGTTCCAGggaaagacaaacagaaagagattCGAGAAGGAGCCGTCATCAAGAGCCAGAAGAAGGCGatggagaaagaggaagagaaagtcCTGAGGATTCATCAGGAGAGGAAGTACACACTGGAGACCATGATGAAGGTTATAATGATCTTATTAACGGACAGCGACGGCACAGAAATCAGATGTTTCCGCTCCTGAGTCATGTCACAGTGGACACGATGGCTCGGCTGGGGGAAACAATTAAGCTTTAACTTGCTTTCAAACTTGCCAGAGTTTCCCGAAGTGGCTGTTGTGAAGCGCACACCGTAACCATAGCGACGCTCTTACCAGGTAGAAGCGTTCTAGATCTTCGACAGCGCCTAGACCGCTTGCCTTTAAACCCGGaaaaaatcagggatagaaaatacgGACCCGAGAAGGAAATAGCATTCGTTGTATTTTCTGGAATGTACTGCGACGTGTTATAAAAACACGGGGCGATTTAAAAATCGTTCTGAAATTAAAAACACTAATATGAGGATGTATGAAAGAGAAGATGGCGAGCATCGAAATAAGTCTAACGGGAGTCTTGTATGTCGCCAGATTATCGCTGCATGAATCGTCCTAGTAGTAATTATCGCGTTAATGActggtttaattgaacaaaatggcgTCCACACTGATTATTCTGCAGCacacagaatagaatagaatagaatagaatagaatagcaCGTCATCCAGCACGTTGTAGCTATTATTTAACGTTTTATTTTTGTCCGATTGATTAAATAACGcctatatttttgttaaaaaaacgaTGCGTCTCTTCCGACCGCGTCGGTTTGTATAAAATCTAAAGCAGCAGCAGGTTCCCTCAAAATGAATCCCTTGAAAGGAATGAACAGACGGCAGGCTTGGTTTACAACCAGGATcgtttgagatgaactggacactcgtgtgtgtgtaaacagttcCAGGGCTGCAGGTTTACTGGTCTTCTGTGTGCAGATCGAGGAAGAGGAGCGAGCGAGAATCCAGAGGATGAAGGACGAAGAGTGTGCGAGAGCCTTAAAGGAGCTGGAGTCCTGGAAAGAGAAGCAGAAGGAAgcggaagaggaagaagaggctCGACGAAGGCTACAGGAAGCAGCCGAGCAGGAGACGAAGCAAGTTCATCAGCGCAGAAAGCCTGAGAAGGTTATAGCACCTGTACGAAACCCGAGCAGAgctgaaggtaaaaaaataaagaaagaacgaaagaaagaaagaaataaaaagcaaaacattctggattctgattggtcagaaggtgttgattaattttctgacAATAGCAATATcccgttctaatacgttatcgtttctatagtaacgatatgtatagtatttgttttgttaaattgaagagagagaaagcttaaggaaataacttgttgcattaaatgtagctataaatggataaaaagtatgatgtggtttttttttttcttttcaattgatagaaatttttaaaacacttgaGGACATTCTGTTGTAGGAAAACAGTCAACGCCAGGGTAGTAACAGTAGCTCCGCCTCATGTCGATTGCTTTCCGGTAGCAGCGCGACACTctgagtgtttcattccttacatgGTGCACGTGAAATTTCCACAAGCTTGGCCCCGCCCACTCTGAACCGAGAAAGGAGAAATCCGTGTGTACGTTGtcgaatttatttaatttaattgattgatttttcaACTTTAGACTGTTGTCCAAAAACACCAATTGGGTTCGATCTGGGATTTTTGTTCCCTGTGGTTTGATGATTAGTGCAAAGCTAATGAAGTTCCCTCTCAGGTGAGATGAGCAGTGGGAAAAAGTCCAGACAGGTGGATCTTCCTGCTCCGAGATCAACAAGCTGCGTGAAGGTCAGCTTCACCCCCCGGGTCTTGCCCACGCCCTCACGAGAGTCTTACGTCCAACAGGAAGAAGAGgtgcttttctcttttctaaACACATCCAGTAATACTCTGTAATTACTCCTACACCCTGCACTGGGTGTAATTACAGGTGTGTGATGATAGATCTCGGGTGTGTCCCGAACGCTGCTTTTTATCAGTCACGCTGACAAGGAACGTCCATCCAGGAAACAAAAGAACACGTGGTGTTTACTGGAAGTTATTTACTTGCAGGTGTTatcatgcagtgtgtgtgtgtgtgtgtgtgtgtagtggctCAGGCAGCAGGCCGAGGCGAGACGGGCGGTGAACGCTGATCTGGCTGAGCTGGATGATCTGACGGAGGAGGAGAGAAACCCTGACTGGCTCAAGGATAAAGGAGAGTATGTattactcaacacacacacacacacacacacacacacagacagacatcaGACGATCACAGCACCTCCTTCTCACTCATATTGAGATCTGAAATAGAAGAAGATGCGAGGTTGCTAGGCTTTCTGCCTGAAGTACATTTCCCTTAAtggtttctttaaaataaagagagtgttttttattttattttaaatgagcaGCAGAATTATCACACGCCTCCAATCTTCACTTCGCATGTGTTCACATCTTGCGAGAGATCTTCAGTAATAACAAAACTGCACTGAGTTCAGAAGACAGATGTTGCAGCTGCTGGAATCCGGGCTGTTTTATGCTTCTCACGTGACGTTCCTGTGTTGCGCAGTAAATTCTTCGCCGCTGGGAACTACCAGGCCGCGGTCAACGCCTACGACCTGGCCATCAAACTCAACCGCCGGATTCCTGCTCTGTTCTCCAACCGAGCAGCTTGTCATCTGAAGCTGAGAAACCTGCACAAAGCCATCTGGGACAGTTCTCAGGTCAGACTTTTCCTCTTCACTGTGTTGTTCTGTGGATTTTACCATGAAGTACATCTCATACCAATAACTAGCGCGTCAtgtagttagttagttggttaTACGTTGCTGTAACTGCTGTAGGCTCTGGAGCTGCTCACGCCAGCCGTCTCTGCTAACGCTGCAGCCCGGATGAAGGCCCACGTGAGGAGAGGAACcgctttctgtcagctcgagcTCTATGTAGAAGGTACAGTTTACAACAGAACACAGAGCCACGTGAACATTCATAAGCCTGTGGAACTCTTCTGCTGAGGCTGGATGATGGACATCTCCTGACATGACCAGTGATCTGAAGCATGAACGTTACGTTCAACGTAATGGAGTGCTGGTTTAGTGTGATAAGCTGAGAttcagtgcagttcagtgttgttcaagccacgcctccttcactaggactgacagacacaaaggccatgcctccttctcTAAAACTAGCAGGCTccaaggccacgcctccttttctCAATCTAGCAGGctcaaaggccacgcctccttttctCAATCTAGCAGGctcaaaggccacacctcctttttcTAAATCTGGCAGGctcaaaggccacgcctccttctctaaATCTAGAAGGCTCAAAGGCCACGCcaccttcactaggactgacagacacaaaggccacgcctccttcactaggactgacagacaaaaatgccacgcctccttctctaaCACTAACAGGctcaaaggccacgcctccttcacaaACAGACAAAGGACATGCCTCAGCACGTCAGGCTCAAAGACCACACATCCTCCActaggacagacagacacagaggccacgcctatttcactaggactgacacaaatgccacgcccacttcactaggacaga
This region includes:
- the dnaaf4 gene encoding dynein assembly factor 4, axonemal isoform X3: MPLLISDHTWTQTESTVCVRVPLKAVKPGKVDVTCTEEYLKVSFPPFLFEAFFFAPIDEEKSVAKIGNGVALFTLPKKTAGLWERLSVNIGKDKQKEIREGAVIKSQKKAMEKEEEKVLRIHQERKYTLETMMKIEEEERARIQRMKDEECARALKELESWKEKQKEAEEEEEARRRLQEAAEQETKQVHQRRKPEKVIAPVRNPSRAEGEMSSGKKSRQVDLPAPRSTSCVKVSFTPRVLPTPSRESYVQQEEEWLRQQAEARRAVNADLAELDDLTEEERNPDWLKDKGDKFFAAGNYQAAVNAYDLAIKLNRRIPALFSNRAACHLKLRNLHKAIWDSSQALELLTPAVSANAAARMKAHVRRGTAFCQLELYVEGCCTVKG
- the dnaaf4 gene encoding dynein assembly factor 4, axonemal isoform X1; protein product: MPLLISDHTWTQTESTVCVRVPLKAVKPGKVDVTCTEEYLKVSFPPFLFEAFFFAPIDEEKSVAKIGNGVALFTLPKKTAGLWERLSVNIGKDKQKEIREGAVIKSQKKAMEKEEEKVLRIHQERKYTLETMMKIEEEERARIQRMKDEECARALKELESWKEKQKEAEEEEEARRRLQEAAEQETKQVHQRRKPEKVIAPVRNPSRAEGEMSSGKKSRQVDLPAPRSTSCVKVSFTPRVLPTPSRESYVQQEEEWLRQQAEARRAVNADLAELDDLTEEERNPDWLKDKGDKFFAAGNYQAAVNAYDLAIKLNRRIPALFSNRAACHLKLRNLHKAIWDSSQALELLTPAVSANAAARMKAHVRRGTAFCQLELYVEGLQDYQAALRIDPHNQALQADTEKIREIVQGTRPSSK
- the dnaaf4 gene encoding dynein assembly factor 4, axonemal isoform X2, coding for MPLLISDHTWTQTESTVCVRVPLKAVKPGKVDVTCTEEYLKVSFPPFLFEAFFFAPIDEEKSVAKIGNGVALFTLPKKTAGLWERLSVNIGKDKQKEIREGAVIKSQKKAMEKEEEKVLRIHQERKYTLETMMKIEEEERARIQRMKDEECARALKELESWKEKQKEAEEEEEARRRLQEAAEQETKQVHQRRKPEKVIAPVRNPSRAEGEMSSGKKSRQVDLPAPRSTSCVKVSFTPRVLPTPSRESYVQQEEEWLRQQAEARRAVNADLAELDDLTEEERNPDWLKDKGDKFFAAGNYQAAVNAYDLAIKLNRRIPALFSNRAACHLKLRNLHKAIWDSSQALELLTPAVSANAAARMKAHVRRGTAFCQLELYVEDRHKGHAFFTLL